Proteins from a genomic interval of Phycisphaerae bacterium:
- a CDS encoding thiamine pyrophosphate-dependent enzyme — MTELLLGNEAVALAALHAGIRGAFSYPGTPATEIFEFIQSRTRLDGSVAAAWSANEKVAYEEALGMSFAGRRGIVSMKHVGLNVAADPFMSSALTGARGGLVLAVADDPGMHSSQNEQDSRCLGDFAQIPIFEPSNQQEAYDMTRAAFDLSEQWETPIMLRLVTRLAHSRAIVTAAPVSPLSPSGAAESEPDWRQWTLLPPNARRRYRRLLDLQATFLDYSRSCPYNRLELKGPRGIIACGIAHNYVREVIGEHSSYSLLKIACYPAPLPLIRELVDHCEEILVVEEGYPFIERLLHGLIGVPGKAIRGKKSGDFAPDGEMTADRVRAALDRKRPGAPPPFEKALAALPTVPQRPPRLCDGCPHSDTFKAIMAAVEGEKSPHLMSDIGCYTLGALPPYNAVHTCVDMGASISMGHGAAKAGLWPVVCTIGDSTFLHSGMTGLVGAAHEDADMTVVIMDNASIAMTGGQDAMIAGDELINLVKGLGVSPEHVVKIDPSPRHHQENTGIIRREIDHHGLSVVVACRPCIHTKRRTIRTANRTLEKCG, encoded by the coding sequence GCCGGCATTCGCGGAGCGTTTTCCTACCCCGGCACTCCGGCGACCGAGATTTTCGAGTTCATCCAGTCGCGGACACGCCTCGACGGCAGCGTCGCCGCCGCCTGGTCCGCGAATGAAAAGGTCGCCTACGAAGAAGCCCTGGGGATGTCGTTCGCCGGTCGGCGCGGCATCGTCTCCATGAAGCACGTCGGGCTCAACGTGGCCGCCGATCCGTTCATGAGTTCGGCCCTGACCGGCGCGCGGGGCGGACTGGTCCTGGCCGTCGCCGACGATCCGGGCATGCACTCGTCGCAAAACGAACAGGACTCGCGGTGCCTGGGCGACTTTGCGCAGATTCCCATCTTCGAGCCATCGAATCAGCAGGAAGCGTACGACATGACCCGCGCGGCCTTCGACTTGTCGGAGCAGTGGGAGACGCCCATCATGCTCCGGCTGGTCACGCGCCTCGCTCATAGCCGCGCGATCGTGACGGCGGCGCCCGTTTCGCCTCTTTCGCCTTCCGGTGCAGCCGAATCAGAGCCGGACTGGCGGCAATGGACGCTCCTGCCGCCCAACGCCCGACGGCGCTATCGGCGCCTCCTGGATCTGCAAGCGACGTTTCTCGACTACTCTCGAAGCTGTCCTTACAACCGCCTTGAACTCAAGGGGCCGCGCGGGATCATCGCCTGTGGAATCGCCCACAACTACGTCCGCGAGGTGATTGGCGAGCATTCGTCCTACTCGCTGCTCAAGATCGCGTGTTACCCGGCGCCCCTGCCCCTGATTCGCGAATTGGTCGATCACTGCGAGGAAATTCTCGTGGTCGAAGAGGGCTACCCGTTTATCGAGCGCCTGCTGCACGGGCTGATTGGCGTGCCCGGCAAGGCGATCCGCGGGAAGAAATCCGGCGACTTCGCGCCGGACGGCGAGATGACCGCCGACCGGGTTCGAGCGGCCCTCGACCGCAAGCGGCCCGGCGCCCCGCCTCCGTTTGAGAAGGCGCTCGCCGCCCTGCCAACCGTTCCGCAGCGGCCGCCGCGCCTGTGCGACGGCTGCCCGCATAGCGACACGTTCAAGGCCATCATGGCGGCGGTCGAAGGGGAAAAATCGCCGCACCTCATGAGCGACATCGGCTGCTACACGCTCGGCGCCCTGCCGCCCTACAACGCGGTCCACACCTGCGTCGACATGGGCGCGTCGATCTCCATGGGACACGGCGCGGCCAAGGCGGGGCTGTGGCCCGTCGTCTGCACCATCGGCGATTCGACCTTTCTGCACTCCGGCATGACCGGCCTCGTCGGCGCGGCCCACGAGGACGCCGACATGACCGTCGTTATTATGGACAACGCGTCGATCGCCATGACCGGCGGGCAGGACGCGATGATCGCGGGTGACGAGTTGATCAACCTGGTCAAGGGGCTGGGCGTTTCGCCCGAGCACGTGGTCAAGATCGATCCCTCGCCGCGCCATCACCAGGAGAACACGGGGATCATTCGCAGGGAAATCGATCACCACGGCCTGTCCGTCGTCGTCGCCTGCCGGCCGTGCATTCATACGAAGCGGCGGACCATCCGAACTGCGAATCGAACGCTGGAGAAGTGTGGATAG
- a CDS encoding indolepyruvate oxidoreductase subunit beta → MELNIILAGVGGQGILTTAQALSLAALRRGWQVKQAEVHGMSQRGGAVQSHLRIADHSIYSDLIPLGRADMILAMEPLEALRYVEYLADDGLIIANTAPIANIADYGEMDEILNRIAARPRHVLLNANALAGAAGSARSVNMIMLGAASIFTDLSPGDLEAAVTEMFTRAGPGVVETNLKALRVGIGASRMYYDRLRAGADPRMLREQLGKLPLSELLAGDGPAGPLETAVSDIGPKQLSAIQGILNDAKKERRAQLYEHEVYAIVELAGAISSPRHFGVVSGAEVTAEKLTALRSAKVVLKIISPDVVHKSDAAAVVFVPNDREQVAAEVDRLIAAQRAADAKIEGVLVVEFVAHDSAGFGGELFVGIRATREFGPVIAAGLGGIDTEYLAAKLKPGLAVAKALATQTSAEDFFKLFQKTAAYEILSGAARGHRRIVSDGELLRCFRAFIAIARRFCVDGDLARPHLAELEVNPFAFRQQVMIPLDGRGRLGSVAEPLVARPIEKVTSLLEPKSIAVVGVSGKRENFGRIILNNIKECGFPPEHLYVVKDGAALDGVCCIANLAEAPEPIDLLILAVNAKDAPNYIEAAIASCNVASVIVIPGGLGETEGTSGTQARISRAIVASRSRKDGGPIFLGGNCLGVRSRSGRYDTFFIQAKKLDPRRNVPARRVAILTQSGGFIVSRLSNLETLDPALAISIGNQVDLTASDLLAIVGRRGDIDAIGVYMEGFKDLDGVVFAQAVREVANAGKTVVFYKAGRTAAGRSATAGHTASIAGDYDVCQAAIDEAGAIVVDTFKEFEQVLELATYLHTKKVRGCRIGGLTNSGAEAVGMADATVGLRYRVETPNLSRATAAHLTDTLTRHKLHTLVNVRNPLDLTPMASDDVYEESIRILMDDDEIDAVVVSLVPLTPALRTTNDELDDPASLAHRLPRLFAEYDKPMIVVIDAGTTYESLAGRIRSAGVPVFRSCDQAIRSLGRYLCHRVGKARMDPVPSRRAARMESDRPRPPARIAEKGEIGVTNA, encoded by the coding sequence ATGGAACTCAACATTATCCTCGCGGGCGTCGGTGGTCAGGGAATACTGACGACGGCGCAGGCGCTGAGCCTGGCGGCCCTTCGCCGGGGGTGGCAGGTTAAACAAGCCGAAGTCCACGGTATGTCCCAGCGCGGCGGCGCGGTGCAGTCCCACCTGCGTATCGCCGACCATTCGATCTACAGCGATCTCATCCCGCTCGGCCGGGCGGACATGATCCTCGCCATGGAGCCGCTCGAAGCCCTGCGATACGTCGAGTACCTCGCGGACGACGGCCTCATCATCGCCAATACCGCGCCCATCGCGAACATCGCTGACTACGGCGAAATGGACGAAATCCTGAACCGGATCGCGGCGCGCCCGCGCCATGTGCTGCTCAACGCCAACGCCCTGGCCGGCGCGGCGGGCTCCGCCCGATCGGTCAACATGATCATGCTCGGTGCGGCGTCGATCTTCACCGATCTGTCACCGGGTGATCTGGAGGCGGCCGTTACGGAGATGTTCACCCGCGCCGGGCCCGGCGTCGTCGAAACCAACCTCAAGGCGCTGCGCGTGGGTATCGGCGCGAGCCGAATGTACTACGATCGACTGCGCGCGGGGGCCGATCCCCGAATGCTTCGCGAACAACTTGGCAAACTCCCGCTATCTGAACTCCTGGCCGGGGACGGACCCGCCGGTCCCCTCGAAACTGCGGTATCGGACATCGGCCCCAAACAACTGAGTGCCATCCAGGGCATCCTCAACGACGCTAAGAAAGAACGCCGAGCCCAACTTTACGAGCACGAGGTCTATGCCATCGTCGAACTGGCGGGGGCGATTTCGTCGCCGCGGCATTTTGGCGTCGTCTCCGGCGCGGAGGTCACGGCGGAGAAGCTCACCGCGCTGCGCAGCGCCAAAGTCGTGCTCAAGATCATTTCCCCGGATGTCGTTCACAAATCCGACGCCGCCGCCGTGGTCTTCGTCCCCAACGATCGCGAACAAGTGGCGGCCGAAGTGGACCGGCTCATCGCCGCACAGCGCGCCGCGGATGCAAAAATCGAGGGTGTACTCGTCGTCGAGTTTGTCGCGCACGATTCGGCGGGTTTCGGCGGAGAACTTTTCGTCGGAATTCGCGCGACGCGCGAATTCGGCCCGGTCATCGCCGCGGGCCTGGGAGGCATTGATACCGAATATCTCGCCGCCAAGCTCAAACCCGGCCTCGCCGTCGCCAAGGCCCTCGCGACGCAGACCTCCGCCGAGGATTTCTTCAAGCTTTTCCAGAAGACCGCGGCGTATGAAATCCTCTCCGGCGCTGCCCGCGGACATCGTCGGATCGTCTCCGACGGCGAACTCCTCCGCTGCTTCCGCGCGTTTATCGCCATCGCCCGACGATTTTGCGTCGATGGTGATCTTGCCCGGCCGCATCTCGCCGAGCTGGAAGTCAATCCCTTCGCCTTTCGTCAGCAGGTGATGATTCCCCTGGACGGCCGCGGCCGACTCGGATCGGTCGCCGAACCGCTCGTCGCCCGGCCGATCGAAAAGGTCACTTCGCTCCTGGAGCCGAAATCCATCGCCGTCGTGGGCGTGTCCGGAAAGCGGGAGAACTTCGGCCGAATTATCCTCAACAACATCAAGGAATGCGGGTTTCCGCCCGAGCACTTGTATGTGGTGAAGGACGGCGCCGCGCTGGACGGCGTATGCTGCATCGCCAATCTCGCCGAAGCCCCCGAACCCATCGATCTCTTGATTTTGGCGGTCAATGCCAAGGACGCTCCGAACTACATCGAAGCGGCGATTGCGTCGTGCAACGTCGCCTCGGTTATCGTGATCCCCGGCGGTTTGGGCGAGACGGAGGGCACGAGCGGCACACAAGCTCGAATCAGCCGCGCCATCGTCGCCTCGCGAAGTCGCAAGGACGGCGGTCCGATCTTCCTGGGCGGCAACTGTCTCGGCGTTCGCTCGCGATCGGGCCGGTACGACACTTTTTTCATCCAGGCGAAAAAGCTCGATCCTCGCCGCAATGTCCCGGCGCGTCGCGTCGCCATCCTCACGCAGAGCGGCGGGTTCATCGTCTCACGGCTCTCCAATCTTGAAACCCTCGACCCCGCGTTGGCCATCTCCATCGGCAACCAGGTCGACCTCACCGCGTCAGATCTTCTTGCCATCGTCGGCCGGCGCGGCGACATCGACGCGATCGGCGTTTACATGGAGGGCTTTAAAGACCTCGACGGCGTCGTTTTTGCCCAGGCGGTCCGCGAGGTGGCGAACGCGGGCAAGACCGTCGTCTTCTACAAGGCGGGCCGCACGGCCGCCGGCCGGTCCGCCACTGCCGGTCATACGGCCTCGATCGCCGGCGATTATGACGTCTGCCAGGCCGCCATCGATGAGGCGGGGGCCATCGTCGTGGACACCTTTAAGGAATTCGAGCAGGTTCTGGAACTGGCCACCTACCTGCACACCAAGAAAGTCAGGGGTTGTCGAATCGGCGGTCTCACCAACTCGGGAGCGGAGGCCGTGGGCATGGCCGATGCGACTGTCGGCCTGCGCTATCGCGTGGAGACGCCCAATCTCTCCAGGGCCACGGCCGCCCACCTCACTGACACGCTGACGCGACACAAACTGCACACGCTGGTCAACGTCCGCAACCCCCTCGACCTGACCCCGATGGCCAGTGACGACGTGTACGAAGAATCCATCCGTATCCTGATGGACGACGACGAGATCGACGCCGTCGTTGTCTCGCTGGTCCCATTGACGCCTGCCTTGCGGACGACGAACGATGAACTGGACGATCCCGCCTCACTCGCCCATCGCCTGCCGCGGCTCTTTGCCGAGTATGACAAGCCGATGATCGTCGTCATCGACGCCGGGACGACGTATGAATCGCTGGCCGGGCGCATCCGCTCGGCCGGCGTGCCGGTCTTCCGCTCCTGCGACCAGGCCATTCGCTCCCTGGGGCGCTATCTTTGCCATCGCGTGGGTAAAGCCCGCATGGATCCCGTGCCCTCCAGGCGGGCCGCGAGGATGGAATCGGATCGGCCGCGCCCGCCCGCGCGTATCGCGGAAAAAGGGGAGATTGGCGTCACGAACGCGTGA
- a CDS encoding cytochrome c has protein sequence MPALRTIVVGLLPGIFGALVLLTSCAETDGGGAQILDTGRPALHAVHTDRLKAMMAGIHRLAVEQLPQEMDVSALRERKAREVSEIATRLAQDAQAIPDALRDVRINPEDRRVFEAYAEKLHGQATELADIARRHEGAALQAKYDEIISTCNACHSSFRILPLLTRS, from the coding sequence ATGCCCGCACTTCGGACGATCGTTGTCGGCCTGCTGCCCGGCATCTTCGGCGCATTGGTGTTGCTGACGTCCTGCGCGGAGACCGACGGCGGCGGCGCCCAGATTTTGGATACAGGCCGGCCCGCGTTGCACGCCGTCCACACCGACCGGCTGAAGGCGATGATGGCGGGGATTCATCGGCTGGCGGTTGAGCAACTTCCGCAGGAGATGGATGTGTCGGCCCTGCGCGAACGAAAGGCGCGGGAAGTGTCGGAGATTGCCACGCGGCTGGCGCAGGACGCACAGGCCATTCCGGACGCGCTTCGGGATGTACGCATCAACCCGGAAGATCGCCGTGTGTTTGAAGCCTACGCGGAAAAACTGCACGGCCAGGCGACGGAGCTGGCGGACATCGCGCGACGGCATGAAGGCGCCGCGTTGCAGGCGAAGTACGACGAGATCATCTCGACGTGCAATGCCTGTCATTCCTCCTTCCGTATACTGCCGCTTCTCACGCGTTCGTGA
- a CDS encoding carbohydrate porin, with protein sequence MLVASLLFAAERGVAQSPASTQPATQPAPLTSHYAPLALDSPYATGDWLGLRTAAEDAGIATQFFYNNTYQWIVKGGLDRLGKNGATIDWFVTADLQKLKLIPGGSLLVHVRRQWGEGVNPYTGSLWQVADDLDGDRTLHIDQLYYEQLLLDNRISLKTGFLDYQTIVDRNAYANAEDVEFLNQQFDNNPLVPLNIGLGAALTVKPTSWLTVIAGAGDADSVLFKPGFSTAFHGPARFVWYLEPGINITLPPLVGKGKLPGSYRIGMVSDPRVKPVFVPPDTKPALRTYRGDDQGFYLSFDQALFRENDKDAQGLGIFARYGFRHGDINQVANFWSTGLSYQGLIPTRDRDVLGIAVGQSIPSRTYNDKVNRWAEAETVGELYYSISITRWMVITPDVQYISSPGIGSGVDDAIVLGVRTRISF encoded by the coding sequence ATGTTGGTCGCTTCTCTTCTCTTCGCGGCCGAACGGGGCGTGGCTCAATCGCCGGCATCCACCCAGCCGGCCACGCAGCCCGCGCCATTAACATCGCATTACGCACCCCTGGCGCTCGACTCCCCCTATGCCACCGGTGACTGGTTGGGACTTCGCACCGCCGCCGAGGATGCCGGAATCGCCACGCAGTTTTTCTACAACAACACGTATCAATGGATCGTCAAGGGCGGTTTGGACAGGCTCGGCAAGAACGGAGCGACCATCGACTGGTTCGTGACGGCCGACCTGCAGAAGCTCAAGCTCATCCCCGGCGGCAGCCTGCTCGTGCATGTCCGCCGCCAATGGGGCGAGGGTGTCAACCCCTACACCGGCTCGCTCTGGCAGGTCGCCGACGACCTGGACGGCGACCGCACATTGCACATCGATCAGCTCTATTACGAGCAGCTACTCCTTGATAACAGAATTTCGCTGAAGACCGGGTTTCTCGACTACCAGACCATTGTTGATCGCAACGCCTACGCCAATGCCGAGGACGTGGAGTTTCTCAACCAGCAATTCGACAACAACCCGCTCGTTCCGCTCAATATCGGTCTCGGCGCGGCCCTCACGGTGAAGCCGACGAGTTGGCTGACCGTGATCGCGGGCGCCGGCGACGCGGATTCCGTGCTCTTCAAGCCCGGCTTCTCCACCGCTTTCCACGGCCCGGCGCGATTTGTCTGGTATCTCGAACCCGGCATTAACATCACGCTGCCGCCGCTCGTTGGCAAGGGAAAGCTCCCCGGCAGCTACCGCATCGGCATGGTCTCGGACCCGCGCGTGAAGCCGGTCTTCGTCCCTCCCGACACCAAGCCTGCCCTGCGCACCTATCGGGGCGACGACCAGGGCTTCTACCTCAGCTTTGACCAGGCGCTGTTTCGGGAGAACGACAAGGACGCGCAGGGGCTGGGGATCTTCGCCCGCTACGGCTTTCGCCACGGCGACATCAACCAGGTCGCCAACTTTTGGTCAACCGGTCTTTCGTACCAGGGGCTGATCCCAACGCGCGACCGCGACGTGCTCGGCATCGCTGTCGGCCAATCCATCCCCTCGCGAACCTACAACGACAAGGTGAACCGCTGGGCCGAGGCCGAAACCGTCGGAGAGTTGTACTATTCCATCTCGATTACGCGCTGGATGGTCATCACGCCGGACGTCCAATACATCTCCAGCCCGGGCATCGGCAGCGGGGTGGACGACGCGATCGTACTCGGTGTCCGGACGCGGATCAGTTTCTAA
- a CDS encoding Glu/Leu/Phe/Val dehydrogenase dimerization domain-containing protein, whose protein sequence is MSTATLTPTARLTGTKGTSHRAHETKPPAHHVDFNRITDEQFQAAADHMKLEPDIQMMLRTPYRELIVQIPVRMDDGHMEMFHGYRVQHNAVRGPYKGGLRFHPEVDLNEVRSLAALMTWKTALVDIPFGGAKGGVTCDPTKMSRRELQALTRGFTQKIDMCLGVYRDIAAPDVNTNPQVMAWIMDEYGKKHGYTPAIVTGKPVNLGGSLGREAATGRGTMIITREACKAFGIDLKNATIAIQGFGNVGSWTARLLHEQGAKIIAVSDVQGGIHNERGLDIRLVCEHLKATGSVKGFPGAKAVTNAELLTLKVDVLIPAALGGAIDHHNVNNVQARIIIEAANSPVTPRADEVLRQRDITIVPDILVNAGGVTVSYFEWVQNLQQIRWEESHVNAELEKKMMTAWTSVHRIHREQGLPMRVAAYVVALERVAEATRQRV, encoded by the coding sequence ATGTCGACCGCCACGCTTACGCCGACCGCTCGTCTCACCGGAACAAAGGGCACGTCGCATCGTGCGCACGAGACGAAGCCGCCGGCACATCATGTCGATTTCAACCGAATTACGGACGAGCAGTTTCAGGCGGCGGCGGATCACATGAAGCTGGAGCCCGACATCCAGATGATGCTGCGGACTCCCTATCGGGAACTCATCGTGCAGATCCCGGTGCGGATGGACGACGGGCACATGGAGATGTTCCACGGCTATCGCGTGCAGCACAACGCCGTGCGCGGGCCCTACAAGGGCGGGCTGCGGTTTCACCCCGAGGTGGATTTGAACGAGGTCCGCTCGCTGGCGGCGCTGATGACGTGGAAGACGGCATTGGTGGACATCCCGTTCGGCGGCGCCAAGGGCGGCGTGACCTGCGATCCGACGAAGATGTCGCGGCGTGAGTTGCAGGCGCTCACGCGGGGCTTCACCCAGAAGATCGACATGTGCCTCGGCGTCTATCGCGACATCGCCGCGCCGGACGTGAACACCAATCCGCAAGTCATGGCCTGGATCATGGACGAATACGGCAAGAAGCACGGCTACACGCCGGCGATCGTCACGGGCAAGCCGGTCAACCTCGGCGGCAGCCTCGGTCGCGAAGCGGCGACGGGCCGCGGCACGATGATCATCACGCGCGAGGCGTGCAAGGCGTTCGGGATTGACTTGAAGAACGCGACGATCGCAATTCAGGGATTCGGCAACGTCGGATCGTGGACCGCGCGGCTCCTGCACGAGCAGGGCGCGAAGATCATCGCGGTGTCGGACGTCCAGGGCGGCATCCACAACGAGCGCGGGCTCGACATCCGGCTGGTCTGCGAGCATCTGAAGGCGACGGGGTCGGTCAAGGGCTTTCCGGGGGCGAAGGCGGTCACGAATGCGGAGTTGCTGACACTAAAGGTGGATGTCCTGATCCCGGCGGCGCTGGGCGGGGCCATCGACCACCACAACGTCAACAACGTTCAGGCGAGGATCATCATCGAAGCAGCCAATTCGCCGGTCACGCCTCGGGCGGACGAGGTCTTGCGACAGCGCGATATCACCATCGTGCCGGACATCCTCGTCAACGCCGGCGGCGTAACGGTCTCCTACTTCGAGTGGGTGCAGAATCTCCAGCAAATCCGCTGGGAAGAGAGCCACGTCAATGCGGAGCTGGAGAAGAAGATGATGACGGCCTGGACGAGCGTCCATCGCATTCATCGCGAGCAGGGCCTCCCGATGCGCGTGGCGGCGTATGTCGTCGCTTTGGAGCGCGTGGCGGAGGCGACGCGGCAGCGCGTGTAG
- a CDS encoding glycosyltransferase produces MKILHVVQSLDPAWGGIARVLPALAMELARAGDECRVATLAGGRFGDPPRYEGIEVWRFAPTGGSRLGRSADFNRRIDEMVQWADVVHLHGLWTGQNWAAGKAARKAGRPYVMTPHSMMMPWAWRRSWWKKRPIGWLFEHENLRRAACLHALAEGEAKAMRMLGFNQQIEEIPNGLHPEEYEKLPAPDRLTSRFPELAGRKWLVILGRIHPQKGIVQGMQACFDVFAAASDWHLIVAGPDEIGIQSMLQAAVARKGLNQRVTFTGALNREEVLACLGNAKLLLQPSMSEGLSMSILESLAAGVPVLISDACNMPEVEAFGAGRIVASTRREIATALRSLVTKSTDEIAAMGQKGRQLVRERFDWKVLIPRYREMYARTSRPARQ; encoded by the coding sequence ATGAAGATTCTGCACGTCGTTCAATCGCTCGATCCGGCCTGGGGGGGAATTGCGCGGGTGCTGCCGGCGCTGGCGATGGAACTCGCGCGGGCCGGCGACGAATGCCGAGTGGCGACGCTGGCGGGAGGGCGATTCGGCGATCCGCCGCGCTATGAGGGGATCGAGGTTTGGCGGTTTGCGCCGACGGGCGGATCGCGGCTGGGCCGCAGCGCGGATTTCAATCGCCGTATCGACGAGATGGTGCAATGGGCCGACGTCGTTCACCTGCACGGGCTTTGGACCGGGCAGAATTGGGCAGCGGGCAAGGCAGCGCGGAAGGCGGGGCGGCCGTACGTAATGACGCCGCACAGCATGATGATGCCGTGGGCGTGGCGGCGGAGCTGGTGGAAGAAGCGGCCGATCGGCTGGCTCTTTGAGCACGAAAACCTGCGTCGGGCGGCGTGTCTGCACGCCCTGGCCGAGGGCGAGGCGAAGGCGATGCGGATGCTGGGGTTCAACCAGCAAATCGAAGAAATCCCGAACGGGCTCCATCCCGAAGAATATGAGAAGCTCCCGGCGCCGGACCGGCTCACCAGTCGATTTCCCGAACTGGCCGGCCGCAAGTGGCTCGTCATCCTCGGCCGGATTCATCCGCAAAAGGGAATCGTCCAGGGGATGCAGGCGTGCTTTGATGTCTTCGCCGCCGCCAGCGACTGGCACCTGATTGTCGCCGGACCGGACGAGATCGGCATTCAATCCATGCTTCAGGCGGCGGTCGCCCGCAAGGGGCTCAATCAGCGCGTGACGTTTACGGGAGCGCTCAATCGCGAGGAAGTCCTGGCGTGCCTGGGGAATGCCAAGCTCCTGCTCCAGCCGAGCATGAGCGAGGGGCTGAGTATGTCGATCCTGGAGTCTTTGGCGGCAGGTGTGCCCGTGCTCATCTCGGACGCGTGCAACATGCCGGAGGTGGAGGCGTTCGGGGCCGGGCGGATCGTGGCCTCGACGCGGCGCGAAATCGCCACGGCCCTGCGCAGCCTGGTGACCAAGAGCACGGACGAGATCGCCGCCATGGGCCAAAAGGGACGGCAACTGGTTCGCGAGCGATTTGATTGGAAGGTCCTCATCCCGCGGTATCGCGAGATGTACGCGCGGACCTCACGGCCTGCGCGCCAATAG
- the asnB gene encoding asparagine synthase (glutamine-hydrolyzing) — protein sequence MCGIAGYILPSGLLDAAILNQMLARIRHRGPDGDGTWTSPAEGLAFGHTRLKVQDLTPAADQPMHSPDGRFSLVYNGEIYNFPELRDELRAAGATFRSTGDTEVLLELCRRQPDLAFLPRLNGMFAFALWDATTKTLSLVRDRTGVKPLLYAETRGGLAFASEMAALRPVLTDEFIDPTAVMQLLTLGFIAAPRTIFTQVRKLRPGHLLRFKNGESEIKKWAPAPPFETDITNFEEACRRLRETFSDAVRARLIADVPVGVFLSGGIDSAIVTAMACKNATGRVRTFSVGFPGQPFFDETAYAKAVADMHGTDHTVLPLSLDEIRDIIPTVQAHLGEPFADSSALPTYLLSRLTRQHVTVALSGDGADELFAGYNRYAAATLTERFGWFARTPLYAPTRALLERLPAKRERKLGAIVSQMKRAIRSMDSDLLCRYANWMRTSDDRTLARLLSDPAQAPAVIQDIVQLLWNYRGEPKDTNDLNCHLRTEWQLSLPDDMLTKIDLMSMAHGLEVRSPFLDYRVVDQVFPMPWRWKLCGWKKKHLLVEAFKDDLPPILHNRSKKGFEVPVGVWLRGPLYGMARDLIANDRCFFGQLLSREGAQKTLDDHAAGRADHNFCLWALVSLLAWQQQHAPNAAL from the coding sequence ATGTGCGGCATCGCGGGCTACATCCTTCCGAGCGGACTCCTCGACGCCGCCATCCTCAACCAAATGCTCGCCCGGATTCGCCACCGCGGTCCCGATGGCGACGGCACGTGGACGAGTCCCGCCGAGGGCCTCGCCTTCGGTCACACTCGGCTCAAGGTGCAGGACCTCACGCCGGCCGCGGATCAGCCGATGCACAGCCCGGATGGCCGATTTTCGCTCGTGTACAACGGTGAAATCTACAACTTCCCGGAGCTGCGCGATGAGCTCCGCGCCGCGGGCGCGACATTTCGTTCGACGGGCGACACGGAAGTTCTGCTGGAGTTGTGTCGTCGCCAGCCGGACCTGGCGTTTTTGCCGCGCCTCAACGGCATGTTCGCCTTCGCGTTGTGGGATGCGACCACCAAAACGCTATCGCTGGTACGCGATCGCACGGGCGTCAAACCGCTCCTCTACGCGGAGACGCGCGGGGGCCTGGCCTTCGCGTCGGAGATGGCCGCGCTGCGCCCCGTGCTCACCGATGAATTCATCGATCCAACCGCCGTCATGCAGTTATTGACGCTGGGGTTCATTGCCGCCCCGCGCACAATCTTCACGCAGGTTCGCAAGCTCCGCCCCGGTCACTTGCTGCGATTCAAGAACGGAGAAAGCGAAATCAAAAAGTGGGCTCCGGCGCCGCCCTTCGAGACTGACATTACGAATTTCGAGGAAGCTTGTCGCCGGCTGCGGGAGACGTTTTCCGATGCCGTTCGCGCCCGTCTGATTGCGGATGTTCCCGTGGGCGTGTTTCTCTCCGGCGGCATTGATTCCGCAATTGTGACCGCGATGGCCTGCAAGAACGCGACCGGCCGCGTTCGTACTTTTTCCGTCGGCTTTCCCGGACAGCCCTTTTTCGACGAGACGGCCTACGCGAAGGCCGTGGCCGACATGCACGGGACAGACCACACCGTCCTACCGCTATCGCTCGATGAGATCCGCGACATCATCCCGACGGTCCAAGCCCATCTCGGCGAACCCTTCGCCGACAGTTCCGCGCTGCCGACGTACCTGCTCAGCCGCCTAACGAGACAGCATGTGACCGTCGCGCTGAGCGGCGACGGCGCCGACGAACTCTTCGCGGGCTACAACCGCTACGCCGCCGCGACGTTGACTGAGCGGTTCGGCTGGTTCGCGCGAACCCCGCTCTACGCCCCAACCCGCGCGCTTCTCGAGCGCCTCCCCGCCAAGCGCGAGCGAAAGCTCGGCGCGATCGTCAGCCAGATGAAACGCGCGATCCGCTCAATGGACTCGGACCTTCTGTGCCGCTACGCCAACTGGATGCGGACCTCCGACGATCGCACGCTTGCCCGATTGCTGTCGGACCCGGCGCAAGCGCCGGCAGTCATCCAGGACATTGTCCAGCTTCTTTGGAACTATCGCGGCGAACCGAAGGACACGAACGATTTGAACTGTCATCTGCGGACGGAGTGGCAGTTATCCCTCCCCGACGACATGCTCACCAAGATCGATCTGATGTCGATGGCCCACGGCCTGGAAGTCCGCTCGCCCTTCCTCGACTACCGCGTCGTCGATCAGGTCTTCCCCATGCCATGGCGATGGAAGCTGTGCGGCTGGAAGAAAAAGCACCTGCTCGTTGAGGCCTTTAAGGACGACCTGCCGCCGATTCTCCACAACCGCTCCAAAAAGGGCTTCGAGGTCCCCGTCGGCGTCTGGCTCCGCGGCCCGCTCTACGGGATGGCCCGCGATCTGATCGCCAATGACCGGTGTTTCTTCGGTCAACTTCTGTCCCGCGAAGGGGCCCAAAAGACCCTCGACGATCACGCGGCCGGCCGTGCCGATCACAATTTTTGCCTCTGGGCCCTCGTCTCCCTCCTCGCCTGGCAGCAGCAACACGCCCCCAACGCCGCTCTTTGA